The following are from one region of the Falsibacillus pallidus genome:
- the helD gene encoding RNA polymerase recycling motor HelD → MKLENKQEQKRVDHVMEIIAKDISRLEEETARRKNEVVHIRKHFWDEIKVNTDTFDDYLETIIGLRQEAQALSVSQTSHRHASKRLSTLRRMQKIPYFGRIDFMEEGTTDQEQIYIGISSLSDESGENFLIYDWRAPISSVYYDYQPGPAKYSTPEGEIDGVLEKKWQYLIRDGELQSMFDTSLTIGDEILQQVLGKGTDKQMHNIVATIQQEQNRIIRHDRGRLLVVHGAAGSGKTSAALQRIAYLLYKYRDNLNADQIILFSPNTMFNSYVANVLPELGEENMQQVTFQEYLDHRLSKKFHVEHPYEQLEYVLTAPHSPSYQARVAGIKFKAGVQFFNAVNAYRKSLESCGMIFKDIKFRGNSIVSAKQIADRFYHFDTNLRFHNRLEKLKEWLLKELNNAEKAERSKPWVQEEMELLSNEQYHKARTILAKKQGYKREEIADYEVEPTALARLIVRRKLKPLRKWIKGFHFIDYKGLYKQIFAAAEQIDQWIEGETPKEWADICKETVEMVDENKLLYEDATPFLLLKELIQGFQINSSIKHIVVDEAQDYSPFQFEFLKRLFPAAKMTVLGDFNQAIFAHASEMVDFNILTSLYGPDETEVINISRSYRSTKPIIELTRSLVPNGERIIPFERDGARPELKKFADHKELHNQITSKVADLQSHGYESIAIICKSAEESLQAYEALSERINELKLLKRSSLEYEQGVVIVPSYLAKGIEFDAVIIYDASEYVYGDESLRRTFYTACTRAMHELHLYSVGEPSPFLQNWDAGTGSASQHPL, encoded by the coding sequence TTGAAATTGGAAAACAAGCAGGAGCAAAAACGTGTCGATCATGTAATGGAGATCATTGCGAAGGATATCAGCAGGTTGGAAGAGGAAACTGCACGCCGCAAGAATGAAGTAGTTCATATTCGCAAGCACTTTTGGGATGAGATCAAAGTGAATACGGATACTTTCGACGATTACCTTGAGACAATTATTGGCCTGCGCCAAGAAGCTCAAGCTCTGTCGGTAAGTCAAACGAGTCATCGGCATGCTTCCAAGCGCTTATCCACACTCCGCCGGATGCAGAAGATCCCTTACTTTGGCCGAATCGATTTTATGGAAGAAGGGACCACGGATCAGGAACAAATCTACATTGGAATTTCCTCTCTCAGCGACGAGAGCGGAGAAAACTTCCTCATTTATGACTGGAGGGCTCCAATTTCAAGTGTTTATTATGATTATCAGCCCGGTCCGGCAAAATACTCAACCCCTGAGGGTGAAATCGACGGGGTGCTGGAGAAAAAGTGGCAATATCTAATCCGTGATGGTGAACTTCAATCCATGTTCGATACAAGTCTCACCATAGGCGATGAAATTCTGCAGCAAGTGCTGGGCAAAGGCACTGACAAACAGATGCATAATATCGTTGCTACCATCCAGCAGGAGCAAAACCGGATCATCCGCCATGATCGGGGAAGGCTTCTCGTTGTCCACGGTGCGGCTGGGAGCGGCAAGACATCCGCCGCCCTGCAGCGGATTGCTTATTTGTTATATAAATATAGGGATAATTTGAATGCTGATCAAATTATTCTTTTTTCTCCCAACACGATGTTTAACAGCTACGTGGCAAATGTGCTTCCGGAGCTCGGGGAAGAGAACATGCAGCAGGTCACATTTCAGGAATACTTGGACCATCGTTTGAGCAAAAAGTTTCACGTGGAACATCCATATGAGCAATTGGAGTATGTGTTGACTGCACCGCACTCGCCTTCGTATCAGGCAAGGGTTGCGGGCATCAAGTTTAAAGCAGGTGTCCAATTTTTTAATGCAGTCAATGCATACAGGAAATCACTCGAGTCGTGTGGAATGATATTTAAAGACATTAAATTTAGAGGGAACTCAATCGTTTCCGCAAAACAAATAGCTGACAGGTTTTATCATTTTGACACAAACCTCCGTTTTCATAACCGATTGGAAAAGTTAAAAGAATGGCTCCTTAAAGAACTGAATAATGCCGAAAAAGCGGAACGGTCGAAGCCTTGGGTCCAGGAGGAAATGGAGCTCCTAAGCAACGAGCAATATCACAAGGCTCGTACCATCCTTGCGAAAAAACAAGGATATAAAAGAGAAGAAATCGCGGACTATGAGGTTGAACCAACGGCGCTGGCCCGATTGATTGTCCGCCGGAAATTGAAGCCGCTGCGTAAATGGATCAAAGGGTTTCATTTCATTGATTATAAGGGGCTTTACAAGCAAATTTTTGCCGCTGCCGAACAGATCGACCAGTGGATTGAAGGAGAGACTCCAAAGGAATGGGCGGATATTTGTAAAGAGACCGTGGAGATGGTCGATGAAAATAAACTATTGTATGAGGACGCTACGCCATTTTTACTGTTAAAAGAGCTGATCCAGGGATTCCAGATTAATAGTTCCATTAAGCATATCGTCGTGGACGAAGCCCAGGATTATTCACCATTTCAATTCGAGTTTTTGAAGCGATTATTTCCAGCGGCAAAAATGACGGTGCTTGGCGATTTTAATCAGGCGATCTTCGCCCATGCGAGCGAAATGGTTGATTTCAATATCCTGACTAGCTTATATGGCCCGGATGAAACAGAAGTCATCAATATTTCCCGTAGCTACCGATCTACGAAGCCCATTATCGAATTGACGAGAAGTCTGGTTCCGAATGGGGAAAGAATCATTCCATTTGAACGGGACGGCGCGCGGCCTGAGTTGAAAAAATTCGCAGATCATAAAGAACTGCACAATCAAATTACATCCAAAGTGGCAGATTTGCAAAGTCATGGCTATGAAAGCATTGCAATCATCTGCAAATCTGCGGAGGAAAGTCTGCAGGCATATGAGGCTTTATCAGAAAGGATCAATGAACTTAAACTATTGAAAAGAAGCTCGCTTGAATACGAACAAGGTGTCGTAATCGTCCCTTCCTATTTAGCGAAGGGTATCGAATTTGATGCTGTCATCATTTACGATGCATCGGAGTATGTATACGGTGACGAGAGCCTGCGCAGGACCTTCTACACAGCCTGCACCAGAGCGATGCATGAATTGCACCTATACAGTGTAGGCGAACCGAGCCCGTTCCTGCAGAACTGGGACGCAGGGACAGGTTCCGCGTCCCAGCACCCACTTTGA
- a CDS encoding DUF6407 family protein — MSITEFVRKTISEMNGFDKDHKEGIQEIIGMALEVYQLKSYEEVEETSSGKIRYLYIDSMMEENMLSKIVEVSTEGDPDWTIESVYDSRVIREY, encoded by the coding sequence TTGAGTATTACGGAATTTGTTAGGAAGACAATCAGTGAGATGAATGGTTTTGATAAGGATCATAAGGAAGGCATTCAAGAGATCATTGGAATGGCTTTAGAGGTTTATCAATTAAAGTCATATGAGGAAGTAGAGGAAACATCTTCAGGCAAGATTCGGTATTTATATATAGACTCTATGATGGAAGAAAACATGTTGTCTAAAATAGTAGAGGTCTCTACAGAAGGCGATCCAGATTGGACTATTGAGTCTGTTTATGACAGCCGAGTAATTCGGGAGTATTAA
- a CDS encoding MFS transporter: protein MKDLQTFSIFNMKNFRTLFFVQVLSSFGNWLDLLAVNALISFEWGLDLWANAAAVVMMFLPYIVIGPLSSVWIDRRDKKKILIMTTFVRAGVAVGYFFAPGLWVLLLLIFLKTSLASIFEPARQAAARSVVPDAYLAEASSISQMVLNVTKITAPLVGGGLLAAARPQMVFMAEGVLYAAAFLLMFCLPALEVMKEKDQPTSVSYWEELKEGFSLIRSNRILSTAIWITSISMFIIFLYDSFFAPLSLSLGLDKTGYGVLSSALGAGSVAGAFLCGFFKKWKQNPLLFMSIGRVISGTFMIVVGMGCYGLAHGNLLFWIVIFAVIGCVGTALFVPYGYILTTETPQHLLGRITAFSTAVQSAASLLAPIIGASLGHWFGLASVFIISAISFILLGSISMGRRDRFLVPKPIRKAE from the coding sequence ATGAAGGATTTACAAACATTTTCTATATTTAATATGAAAAATTTCCGCACGTTATTTTTCGTTCAAGTGTTATCGAGCTTTGGGAATTGGCTTGATCTGCTGGCAGTCAACGCACTCATTTCGTTTGAATGGGGGCTGGATCTGTGGGCGAATGCTGCAGCGGTCGTTATGATGTTCCTGCCGTATATCGTCATTGGTCCGTTGTCATCTGTTTGGATCGACCGGCGGGATAAAAAGAAAATCCTGATCATGACGACATTTGTTCGTGCAGGTGTGGCAGTTGGTTATTTTTTCGCTCCAGGTCTCTGGGTGCTGCTGCTGTTGATTTTCCTAAAAACTTCATTAGCCTCCATCTTTGAGCCAGCAAGACAAGCGGCTGCGCGTTCAGTGGTGCCTGATGCTTATCTTGCGGAGGCATCTTCCATCAGCCAGATGGTGTTGAATGTAACCAAGATCACAGCACCATTGGTTGGAGGAGGGCTGCTCGCCGCTGCACGTCCGCAAATGGTTTTTATGGCAGAGGGGGTATTGTATGCCGCAGCTTTTCTGCTGATGTTTTGTCTGCCTGCATTAGAGGTGATGAAGGAAAAGGATCAACCTACTAGCGTTTCCTATTGGGAGGAGCTGAAAGAAGGGTTTTCACTGATTCGCTCAAATCGCATCCTATCCACTGCGATCTGGATTACCTCTATCTCCATGTTTATTATTTTTCTCTATGACAGCTTCTTTGCTCCATTATCATTGTCACTGGGGTTGGATAAAACGGGATATGGGGTGCTCAGCAGTGCACTTGGCGCTGGTTCTGTCGCAGGGGCATTCTTATGCGGCTTCTTTAAAAAATGGAAGCAGAATCCACTTCTGTTCATGTCAATTGGAAGGGTGATATCCGGTACATTCATGATTGTGGTAGGAATGGGCTGCTATGGCCTCGCCCATGGGAATCTTCTATTCTGGATAGTGATTTTCGCTGTAATCGGATGTGTAGGAACTGCCCTCTTTGTGCCATACGGATATATCCTGACAACGGAGACGCCGCAACACCTATTGGGAAGAATCACCGCTTTCTCAACCGCCGTCCAAAGTGCAGCGAGCCTGCTCGCCCCAATCATAGGAGCATCCCTCGGCCACTGGTTCGGATTAGCCAGCGTCTTCATCATCTCTGCCATCAGCTTCATCCTGCTGGGCAGCATCTCCATGGGACGGAGGGACAGGTTCCTTGTCCCAAAACCGATTAGAAAAGCAGAGTGA
- a CDS encoding protease pro-enzyme activation domain-containing protein has translation MKRRKLLVSTVASLLSLTLFASGGSTYAAGPKKVHLENGAPAAAKHGKYKKHSDRNKMTSVTVALNLRNSDQLDQFIASLNDPSSPNYKHYLSTEEFKNQFGPTDDTVAKVKNFLKDQGFKVKNVSSNNTFITVSGKIGQLEDAFGVTINDYENDKGQTYFSNADAPEIPAEFAGIITDVEGLDNEPHFTHPQIRKPSPKVTNKAATVEPRVGSGPSGGYTPTELKGAYNVSLLANAGYTGAGQTVAVMELDGYKASNITNYSNYYGLGSPAPTNVYVDGYNGAAGQGEVEVELDIEVINAIAPKAQVMVYEGPNTGQGLVDTYQKIASDNKAKSISVSWGISELQAGSGLMNSLHSVFQQFAAQGQSIFAASGDNGAYDAGDSTKAVDSPANDPYVTGVGGTHLNLSGSSYGSESVWANSSNKTGGGGGLSTVYAMPSFQSGPGVQNSYSNGKRQVPDVSADADPSTGYSIYSSGSWTVVGGTSAAAPLWAAIAALNNQYAAANGKGSLGQANPTLYQMFNTTQTYPAFHDVTSGNNLYYPATAGYDMASGIGTPDAYNLIRDINGSSGSGGGTGGGTVTELITNGGFESGQSPWTESSSGGYQLVDSSLPHAGSNSAYLNGYNNSTDSIYQTVSIPANATSATLTFWTYVSTQETSHAYDFLYAQVRNTSGSPLATLLTLNDGTASGWVKRTYDLSNYKGQTVQIAFKGTNDSSNPTDFFVDDVSLQVQ, from the coding sequence ATGAAAAGAAGAAAATTGTTAGTGTCAACGGTTGCCTCCTTGTTGAGTTTGACGTTGTTTGCGTCTGGCGGCTCAACCTATGCGGCAGGACCGAAGAAGGTGCACTTAGAAAATGGAGCACCCGCAGCAGCGAAGCACGGAAAGTATAAGAAACACTCTGATCGGAACAAAATGACTTCTGTCACGGTTGCGTTGAATTTACGAAACAGCGATCAATTGGATCAATTCATTGCAAGTCTTAACGACCCATCATCCCCGAATTACAAACATTATTTATCAACTGAAGAATTTAAGAATCAATTTGGACCGACGGATGACACAGTCGCCAAGGTGAAAAACTTCTTAAAAGACCAAGGTTTTAAAGTCAAAAATGTCTCCAGCAATAATACATTTATTACAGTCAGCGGTAAGATTGGACAATTGGAGGATGCCTTTGGCGTCACCATCAATGATTATGAAAATGACAAGGGACAGACGTATTTTTCGAATGCGGACGCTCCTGAAATCCCTGCTGAATTTGCAGGTATCATCACGGATGTAGAGGGATTGGATAACGAACCGCACTTTACACATCCACAAATACGAAAGCCGTCGCCAAAAGTGACGAACAAAGCTGCAACTGTTGAACCTAGAGTCGGCAGCGGCCCGTCCGGCGGCTATACGCCAACTGAGTTAAAAGGGGCTTACAACGTCAGCCTGCTTGCTAATGCAGGCTACACTGGAGCTGGCCAAACTGTTGCCGTCATGGAGCTTGATGGCTATAAAGCTTCTAATATCACAAACTATAGCAATTACTACGGTCTCGGAAGCCCTGCACCCACCAATGTTTATGTTGATGGCTACAATGGAGCAGCCGGCCAAGGTGAAGTCGAGGTGGAATTGGACATCGAAGTGATCAATGCCATCGCTCCGAAAGCACAGGTCATGGTCTATGAAGGCCCCAATACTGGCCAGGGATTGGTTGATACGTATCAAAAAATCGCTTCAGATAATAAAGCGAAATCCATCTCTGTCAGCTGGGGAATCAGCGAGCTGCAAGCGGGAAGCGGCTTGATGAACAGCTTACATTCGGTCTTCCAGCAGTTTGCAGCTCAAGGGCAAAGCATCTTTGCGGCTTCCGGCGACAACGGGGCTTACGATGCTGGAGATTCTACAAAAGCAGTCGACAGTCCAGCCAATGACCCTTATGTGACTGGCGTCGGCGGAACACATCTGAATTTGAGTGGATCATCCTACGGTTCAGAATCCGTTTGGGCCAACAGCTCTAATAAAACAGGTGGCGGCGGTGGTTTATCGACGGTTTACGCCATGCCTTCCTTCCAATCCGGTCCTGGCGTGCAGAACAGCTACTCCAATGGAAAACGCCAAGTTCCAGATGTCTCAGCGGATGCCGATCCAAGCACAGGTTACTCTATCTACAGCTCTGGCTCTTGGACAGTAGTAGGAGGCACATCAGCAGCTGCGCCATTATGGGCGGCCATTGCAGCACTGAATAACCAATATGCAGCAGCAAACGGAAAGGGCAGCCTTGGACAAGCAAACCCTACTCTTTATCAAATGTTTAATACAACACAGACATACCCCGCATTCCATGACGTTACAAGTGGAAATAACTTATATTATCCTGCGACAGCTGGCTATGATATGGCATCGGGCATCGGGACACCTGACGCATATAACTTGATCCGTGATATTAATGGATCCAGCGGTTCCGGCGGTGGTACAGGCGGAGGAACTGTTACTGAGCTCATCACAAATGGCGGCTTTGAAAGCGGACAATCACCGTGGACAGAATCCAGTTCCGGCGGGTACCAGCTCGTTGATTCTTCCCTCCCGCATGCAGGTAGCAACTCTGCTTATCTGAATGGCTACAACAATAGTACAGACTCAATCTATCAAACTGTCAGCATTCCTGCGAATGCAACAAGTGCAACACTGACGTTCTGGACATATGTCTCAACGCAAGAAACGAGCCACGCGTATGATTTCCTATACGCACAAGTCCGGAATACAAGCGGATCCCCGCTCGCCACACTCTTAACATTGAATGATGGCACAGCGTCCGGATGGGTTAAGCGCACCTATGACCTTTCGAATTACAAAGGGCAGACGGTTCAAATTGCCTTCAAAGGTACAAATGACAGCAGCAACCCGACTGACTTCTTCGTGGACGATGTAAGTCTGCAGGTTCAATAA
- a CDS encoding tetratricopeptide repeat-containing glycosyltransferase family 2 protein: MMTLSLCMIVRDEEKVLGRCLDSIGNLVDEINIIDTGSTDGTKELASRYTDRIYDFKWIDDFSAARNFSFSKATKDFILWLDADDVLPEGEQEKFSALKIFLREDIDAVSMPYILARNEEGMVTQSVRRNRIVKKSNGFRWFGSVHEYMEVGGNVISSDIHIVHNSQKTGVSTRNLDIYEKMLGEGRSFTPRDLYYYANECLDHKLYERAIEYYQKFLDTREGWVEDCISSCAKMADCYLALEDPENAIDQILNSFKYDIPRADQCCRMGFIYLSKDQLDKAVFWYELAASLDYEAAKAKGGFLNHNCYTWLPHLQLCVCYFRLGQIEKSKHHNQMAKAYEPTNRMVLYNEEYFQSLTEQEE; encoded by the coding sequence ATGATGACGCTTAGTTTATGCATGATTGTGCGCGATGAGGAGAAGGTGCTGGGGAGGTGCCTCGATTCTATTGGGAATTTGGTGGATGAAATCAACATTATTGATACAGGGTCGACCGATGGAACGAAGGAATTAGCTTCGCGCTATACGGATCGAATTTATGATTTTAAATGGATAGATGATTTTTCTGCAGCGAGGAACTTTTCTTTCAGTAAAGCCACGAAGGACTTTATTTTGTGGCTGGATGCTGACGATGTGCTGCCGGAAGGCGAACAAGAGAAATTTTCAGCATTAAAGATTTTTTTGCGTGAAGATATAGATGCGGTTTCGATGCCTTACATTTTGGCACGGAATGAAGAGGGAATGGTGACGCAGAGTGTAAGAAGGAACAGAATTGTGAAGAAAAGCAATGGCTTCCGGTGGTTCGGGTCTGTTCATGAATATATGGAGGTAGGGGGCAATGTCATCTCCAGTGATATTCACATCGTTCACAATAGCCAAAAAACAGGCGTGAGCACCCGTAATTTGGACATATACGAGAAAATGCTGGGAGAAGGGCGCTCATTTACTCCTCGGGATTTGTACTACTATGCGAATGAATGCCTCGATCACAAGCTGTATGAACGCGCAATTGAATATTATCAAAAGTTTCTTGATACCCGCGAAGGCTGGGTGGAGGACTGCATCAGCAGCTGTGCTAAGATGGCAGATTGTTACTTGGCGCTGGAAGACCCGGAGAATGCCATCGATCAGATTTTAAACTCCTTCAAATACGATATCCCAAGGGCTGATCAATGCTGCAGGATGGGTTTCATCTACTTATCCAAGGATCAGTTAGATAAGGCTGTCTTTTGGTATGAACTGGCTGCGAGCTTGGACTATGAAGCCGCAAAGGCAAAAGGGGGCTTCCTTAATCATAACTGCTATACGTGGCTTCCTCATTTGCAACTATGCGTTTGCTACTTCCGGCTTGGTCAAATTGAGAAATCAAAACACCATAATCAAATGGCAAAGGCTTACGAACCCACGAACCGGATGGTTTTATATAATGAGGAATATTTTCAGTCACTGACAGAACAGGAGGAGTAA
- a CDS encoding winged helix-turn-helix domain-containing protein, whose protein sequence is MKNFQFDRSDYAVSFNGERVVLLPKEYHLLHYLFEHLNQTLSREALLDGVWPMEAPTDRTVDDHVYRLRKKLAAFDRVAIETVRGTGYRLKIKQTHEDNPLSHDQEFKESMDVLFRKYILFGQGTGLKSIASQHDALAIPIEIHKKVYLHFVNGDFRWFVLDSPDVPFSQKLFYLLHIYGIIQFRFDQTCMYAEKALQSNVLPWVQHQEFDVFGMIGIYLNNGDFEQAARKINFVHSKMDAGEMNKDISTFIKVQEIKLALASRQSESLESHFAAGDQLFHNYPYLREKGRYLMLKGFANWMNASRKEGLQLMDEGFATLGTSKFVPNMVNGVKDMMDLGRHLSIEVPKEYQAKWDTLSKQHDFKGLATELERLFRQSL, encoded by the coding sequence ATGAAAAATTTTCAGTTTGATCGGTCTGATTATGCGGTTTCTTTCAATGGTGAAAGGGTTGTGTTATTGCCGAAAGAGTATCATCTTCTGCACTATTTATTTGAACATCTGAATCAAACACTTTCGAGGGAAGCATTGCTGGACGGGGTCTGGCCTATGGAGGCCCCGACAGATCGTACGGTTGACGACCACGTTTATCGTTTGCGGAAGAAGCTCGCTGCTTTTGATAGAGTCGCTATTGAAACGGTCCGGGGGACTGGATACCGGCTGAAAATAAAGCAGACCCACGAGGACAATCCTCTTTCACACGATCAGGAATTCAAGGAGAGCATGGATGTTCTGTTTCGCAAATACATCTTGTTTGGGCAGGGAACTGGACTGAAATCCATTGCGAGCCAGCATGATGCTTTGGCCATTCCGATTGAAATCCATAAAAAAGTCTACCTCCATTTTGTAAATGGTGATTTTCGCTGGTTTGTTCTGGATTCACCGGATGTTCCGTTCTCACAAAAGCTTTTTTATCTCCTGCACATATACGGGATTATTCAATTTCGGTTTGATCAAACGTGTATGTACGCAGAGAAGGCATTGCAATCAAACGTTCTACCATGGGTGCAGCATCAGGAATTTGATGTTTTTGGCATGATTGGGATATACCTTAATAATGGGGATTTTGAACAGGCTGCCCGGAAAATCAATTTCGTGCATTCGAAAATGGATGCGGGTGAAATGAACAAAGATATCTCTACATTTATCAAAGTCCAGGAAATAAAATTGGCCCTTGCTTCGCGGCAATCTGAGTCACTCGAATCCCATTTTGCAGCAGGTGATCAATTATTCCATAACTATCCGTATTTAAGGGAAAAGGGAAGGTACCTTATGTTAAAAGGGTTTGCGAATTGGATGAACGCGAGTCGAAAAGAAGGTCTCCAGTTGATGGATGAAGGATTCGCGACATTAGGGACCTCTAAATTTGTGCCGAATATGGTAAATGGCGTAAAGGATATGATGGATCTCGGTCGTCATTTGAGCATTGAGGTTCCAAAGGAATACCAGGCGAAATGGGACACACTCTCCAAACAACATGATTTTAAGGGCTTGGCGACAGAATTAGAACGATTATTTCGCCAGTCCCTCTGA